The stretch of DNA TAGTAAGAATACTTCGCATCTTATGGGCCTTAAGAGAGCTCAATGCCATGATTAGATTTTCCATAAAACTCATTGCAACATCCCCCTATCAATTAGTGTAGGGGATTGGATTAGTCCATCCCTTACCATGATAGTCCTGTTTGCATATTGAGCAACTTCAGATTCATGTGTGACCACAACTACCGTTACGCCTTCCTCATTTAGCTTACTAAACTGATCCATGATGTCAATGCTTGTTTTTGAATCAAGTGCCCCTGTCGGTTCATCTGCTAAAATTAGCTTTGGCTGGTTAACAATCGCTCTCGCAATCGCCACGCGTTGCTTTTGTCCCCCAGATAGTGCATTTGGAAGGTGGTTCATACGGTCTGACAGGCCTACTTTAATCAATGCCTCTTCCGCGCGAGCTTGCCGTTCTTTTTTTGAAATTCCGGCATAGATCATCGGGAGTTCGACATTTTTTAAAGCGGACAATCGAGGCAGGAGATGGAACTGTTGAAAAACGAAGCCGATGGACTGATTTCTTACTCTAGCTAACTCCTTATCGTTATAGTGTGATACATTTTCACCAGCAAGAAAGTACTCACCCTCTGTGGGCTTATCCAAACAGCCAATAATATTCATTAATGTGGATTTTCCCGAACCGGATGGACCCATAATCGCAACAAATTCACCTGACTCAATCGTCAGACTGATTCCGTTTAATACATGTACATTCTCTTTCCCTAGCATAAACGATCGTGTGATATTTTCTAAGCGAATCATTTGACCTTCACTTCCAGCCCATCCTTAAGTTGTTCAGGTCCATTTATGATGACTTTGTCATCCTTTGAAACACCTTCAAGGATTTCAATCTTATCTCCTGACGTGATACCTGTTTTCACCTTTTGTTTACGCGCCTTTCCATCCTTGACAACATACACATATGGCTGATCTCCATCATCATGTAAGGAAGCTACTGGAAGAACCATGGCCATCTTTTTGTCTGTTTCAATTTCCATAATGACCTGGAACCCTGGTTTTAATGCTTTTGTATCACCCGAGATGTTAACCGTTACAGGATATTGCACTGCCTGACTGCCGTTTTGAAGACCAGCTTGATTTTGCTGTGGAAGGACACTAATCGTAGTGACTTCTCCCTGCCATTCTTGTTCTGGTACTGCGTCCGAACGCAAAGTAACTTTTTGTCCACTGCTTACCTTTATAGAATCGTATTCAGATAAGAGTCCAGCAGCAGTTAATCCTTCAAGGTTTCCGATATGTATAAGGGGCTCAAGATTCGATGCTTCCCTTGTAGATGCGTTTGGGTCTTTCGCTAATAAAACCATTCCATCTATCGTACTCTTAATTTCTAATTCACTTTGACGTTTACTAAGCAAATCTTTTTGAAGGGAGGCTTGCTTAAGATCAATATTGGCTAATTTTTTTTCCATTTCAAGCTGCTCACGTTCAGGGGCAAGCTGTTTTTTAGCTTCCTCTTTTCCAACCTGTTCAGCTAATGTTGTTTCTTTTTCCTTAAGCTGTTTTATTTTTTTATCTAGTTGGGTAATTTTTAGATTAGCTGATTCAATGGCTAATTTATTTTGCTCCCTTTCCAGGTCGAGTTGAGGATTTTGAAATGTGGCCAACACTGTACCTTTTTTAACCGTCTGCCCTTCTTTAACGAGTAAATCCTTCAATTCGCCTTTTTCTGGTGAAGTATAAACCACTTGTTCCTCTTGCAATTTAACTGTGCCGGGAATCATTAATAAAGAGGATATTTCCTCTTGTGTCATTTGTGCGGTTTTTACAGAAGGTCCTTTTGCAAAAACCTGACGGTAGACGCTTACTCCAATCATTAAAATGATTAAGCTGACAACACCTATGGTAATCCATATTTTCTTTTTCATTTTATGCGGACAAAAGAAGAGTCCCGCTCTTCAAGAGGGGAACTTCCCTTCTCCTGTTCTCCCTTCAATATTTCAAGTTTTGTAGTTTAAAGTTTTGGCGCGCCTTGTAACAAGGTTCCGATTAAACCAAAACCAATCCCGATTAAGAAGAAAATAATTGCAATGGTCCAAGCAAGCCCCTTTGAGAATTGACCTGTTTTGTGAAGTCCCAAAGCCGTTAAAATTAATGTCCAAATACCGAATACTTCGATTGAGCCTAGGAACCCGGCCTTATCTTGATTAAATAATCCTGCTAAACTAGTAACATATATTTCAACGTCCCCACCTATCGCATACCTAATTGCCATATTTAAAATAAGACCAACAGCTCCGATGACCATAATAAAAGTATTCATGGAAAATAACTGTTTAAAGGTTACTGATGAACTCGAAATCTTAGCTATCGCCAATTGGATGGCACTGCTAATCAACACACCCAAAATAGGCGAAATGATCTGTTATTGCTACTGTAATTTTAGTAATGGTTAATACTATTTCTACCTGATCTTCTGGGAGCCCCTGATCAATTAACGTTGAAGCATCAATGCTAAAAGCCATAAAGACGGTTCCTATTGCATATAGAATACTAACAATCACTAATGGTACCAATATTTTTGGATTTTCTCTTATTCTCTCAAACTGTTGCACAGGATTTGTAAACATTCCAAATAAACTTGGTTTCTCTTTTTGTACATTAACCTCATTTTGTAATTCCATTTTCTAACCCCCTATTTCCACTTATGTAAAATATTCCTAGTAGGTATACGGCAACCTAGTTAAAAAGTTTCACTTTTTTTCAACAAATTGAGGGCACAAAAAATAGGACGAAGATTTCTTCGCCCTACGTTTTATTTTTTTATTAAGGTACGATATTCCCTGCTGCCTTGTAGATGGAATACCATTCTTCTCGTGTTAATCGGATATCGGATCCTTTACATGCATCCTTTATCCGCTCTACTTTTGTTGTTCCAAGCACGACTTGAATATTTGCTGGGTGACGTGTGATCCATGCTGTTGCGATAGCCGTATTTGTCACACCATATTTTTCAGCAATCGTATCAATTACCTGGTTTAACTCAGGGTACTTTTCAACATCACCTAAAAAGGAGCCTTCAAAGAAGCCATGCTGGTACGGTGACCATGCTTGCATCGTAATGTCATGTAGACGGCAATATTCTAAAACACTGCTGTCCCGATTAATCGATTGATCAATATTCATATTCAATGAAATTCCAGAATCAATCATTGGGGTGTGCGCAATGCTAAATTGTAGCTGGTTTACCACCAATTTATATGGAATGTATTTCTGCAACAGTTCTATTTGGGCTGGATTATGGTTCGATACACCAAAGTACTTTACTTTTCCGTTCGTATGGAGTTCTTCAAAGGCCTCAGCAACCTCAGCAGGATCCATTAATGGATCTGGACGATGAAGTAGTAAAATATCGAGGTATTCGGTGTTTAACCTTTTTAAAATCCCGTCAACAGACGAAATAATATACTCTTTTGAGAAATCAAAAAAACCAGAACGAATCCCGCATTTACTTTGGATAATCATCTTTTCACGTATGCTTGGATTCATTTGAATCGCTTCTGAAAAGATCTCCTCACTTTTTCCTTTACCATAGATGTCTGCATGATCGAAGAAATTAATCCCTTCGTCCATTGCAGTACGAATTAAGTTTTCAGCCTCAGACAAAGACAGCTGAGGTAAGCGCATATTTCCCATTATGATATTGGAAGATTTTATATCGGTATTGGCAATGTTTATGTATTTCACGTAAAAGCCCTCCTTTTCCTAATCATTCATTATACTCTAACTATCTTATAATTCCAAAAGTGAGCATCAATAAATAAAAAAGAAAGCGAAAAAAACAAACAGACCTAAAGGGTCTGTTTGTAGATGAAGTTTATTGAAATTCTATGAAGCTCTTATCCTTCTAATAATAATGAGTGTGGATCTTCTAACAATTCTTTTACAGTCGCCAGGAAGCTAACTGCCTCTTTTCCGTCCACAATTCGATGATCATATGAAAGTGCAATATACATCATTGGATGGTTTTCCATTCGTTCACGATCAATCGCTATTGGTCTTGTCTGTATTTTATGCATACCAAGAATCCCCACTTGAGGACTATTCAAGATAGGTGTTGACATCAACGAACCAAAAACCCCGCCGTTAGTAATTGTAAATGTTCCTCCTTGCAAATCATTAAGAGTAAGGGCATTATCACGAGCTTTTTTACCAAGATTGCTGATATCTTGTTCGATTTCCGCAAAATTCTTCTGGTTTGCACCGCGTACAACAGGTACGACCAAGCCTTCAGGTGCTGCAACAGCAATTCCGATGTCATAAAACTTCTTGAGAATCAATTCATCACCTTGAATTTCGGCATTTAACAGAGGAAATTGCTTTAAAGCTGAAACTACGGCTTTAGTAAAGAACGACATGAACCCAAGACGAACACCATGTTTTTCATAAAAGGCATCTTTTCGTTGACTGCGTAGGTCCATAATAGCCGACATATCGACTTCGTTAAATGTGGTCAACATTGCTGCTGTGTGTTGAACTTCTACTAAGCGTTTAGCGATAGTTTGACGACGGCGGGACATTTTCACACGTTCCACTGGTTTGTCAAATTCTTCATCTATTTGTTGTAACACCGGTTTTTGGCTTGATTTTTCCATTTTTGGTTCTTCTTTTACCACAGGAGGTGTCGGTGTATGTGCTTTTACATCTTCAGGTCTAATTCTGCCAAGTGGATCCCGGCTGCTTACTTGGGATAAATCGATGCCCATTTCTCTTGCCAATTTTCTTGCCGCTGGTGAAGCGATTGGACTTGCGGCTTTTGAAAGTTCAGGCTCAGGTTGTACACTCTGTTGATTTAAAGTTTCTACTTCTGCCGTTTTTTCCGGTGTAGAAGTTGGAGCAGATGGCGTTGCTCCTGCACTAGTATTTTCTTCGATAATAGCAATTACATCGCCTACTTCAACAATATCGCCAGGTTCTTTTAAAACCTTTGTTACTACACCTGAGTATTCGGCATTTAATTCAATATTAACTTTGTCAGTTTCTAGCTCAACAACACTATCACCTTTAGTTACTTTATCACCAATATTAATGAGCCATTGTGCTATTGTTCCTTCTGTAATGGATTCTGCCAGTTCTGGTACTTTGATTTCAATCATGTGTGTATCCTCCTAGAAATGATGTTAAATCTTCGATTATGTTAGTCTACTCAACTCTAGTATTTTGCGGTTTGTTGATGGATTATTAAAAGTTAAATCGCTTGTTTGATTCTTTAATATCTACTAGACTTCTGTAATTCAAAGCCTGTTGAATAATACGTTCTTGTTCCTGCTTATGAACGGTTGAATCGCCACCAGCTGTACTTGAACGTTCCTGACGACCGATGTAACCAAATATCAGGCTGTCAGAAGAAGCAAGTTCAAAAAGAGTTGGGGCGATATAATGCCACACGCCCATATTTTTCGGTTCTTCCTGTACCCACACGATTTCCTTCAGGTTCGGGTAACGCTTAATGATCGCTTCTACTTTTTCTATTGGAAATGGATACAATTGTTCGATTCGAACGATGTGTATTTCTCCTAAGCTTTGATTTTCTTTCCTTGAGTCGATTTCTACAGCCAAATCAATCGCCATCTTACCGGTTGTTAACACTAAACGCTTTACCTTGTCAATCTCTTTTCCAAGCTTCGGCTGTTCCACTACTGTTTGGAAATGGCCTTCGCATAGGTCAGTCCCAGAAGAAGCGACTAACGGATGACGCAGAAGACTCTTTGGCGTCATAATCACCAATGGACGAACAAACTCTGTTCCTAAGATGGATGCTTGACGACGTAAAATATGAAAATATTGCGCCGCACTTGTCAGATTGGCAACCGTCCAATTATTTTCAGCTGCTAACTGCAAAAAACGTTCAGGACGGGCACTGGAATGCTCAGGACCTTGCCCTTCATAGCCGTGAGGCAACAAGAGAATCATTCCTGATTTTTGCCCCCATTTTGCTCTTGCAGATGAAACAAATTGATCATAAAGCGGCTGTGCTGTGTTGGCAAAGTCGCCATATTGTGCTTCCCACATGACAAGGGTTTCAGGAGCAAATACATTGTAACCATATTCAAAACCTACAACAGCCGCTTCCGAAAGCGGGCTATTATGAACCGCAAACGATGCTCGAGCTTCGGGAAGATGATGCAGTGGTGAATAGGTTTCATTTGTTTCAGAATCGTGGAGCACAATGTGACGTTGGGCAAAGGTTCCGCGCTCAGAATCTTGGCCAGTGAGACGAATTGGCGTACCGTCTTTTAACATCGAAGCAAATGCCAGCACTTCCGCTACTGCCCATTCTACCTTTCCGTTCTCTTCTAGTGCATTATCACGTCGCTCAAGGATTCGCTTTAATTTTGGATAAACCTGAAAACCATCCGGCCATTTGAGTAAATCCTTATTTAATTTACGAAGCGTATCAAGTGGCACGCTTGTTTCAAGCGGTGGAATTCCTTTGGAAATTACTCTCGGAACCTCGATTTCTGCAAAGGGTTCACTCTGCTTCTTCTCTTCAACTTTCTCATACTCAGCCTGCAATTTTTCTTGCACGCTTCGATTGATTTGTTCAACTTCTTCTTGATTGATTATGCCTTTATTTTGTAATTGATTAGAATACAACGCTCTTACAGTTGGATGCTTCATAATTTTTCTGTAAACCTGTGGCTGGGTGACCGCTGGATCATCCATTTCATTGTGGCCAAATCGACGGTATCCAACTAAATCAATCATGAAGTCTTTTTGGAACCTATTACGATATTGATAGGCAAGACGAACTGCCGCTAGACAGGCTTCTGGATCATCTGCATTTACATGGACAATCGGAATCTCAAATCCTTTTGCCAAGTCGCTTGAATATCTCGTCGAACGAGAATCGTGGCTATCGGTCGTAAAGCCGACCATGTTGTTGGCAATGATATGAATGGTTCCACCTGTTCGATATCCTTTTAACCCACTTAAATTTAAGGTCTCTGCTACAATTCCCTGACCTGGAAAGGCTGCATCGCCATGAACTAAAATCGCAAACGCCCTATTAACCTCCTGCTTAGGGTAACCGGCATTCTTTCGTTCTTCTTGGGCGGCTCTTGCAAAACCTTCGACGACCGGATCGACAAATTCCAGATGACTCGGATTATTGGCTAAGGTAATTCGTGTGCGCATCTTACTGGAGCCTTCCATGAATCGATCGCGTCCTAAATGGTATTTCACATCACCAGTCCAGCCCTCACTAATGTCAACTAAATCTTCTGACGGACCCTGTTGTTTAGCAGATGAATGTTGAAATTCTGAGAACATCTTGCTGTATGGTTTGTTCAATACATGTGCAAGGACACTTAAACGGCCACGATGCGCCATTCCAATCACAACATTACGTGCTCCATCTCCGACCCCTTCGTGTACCGCTTCATTCAGCATAGGTACAAGCATGTCAACGCCTTCAATGGAAAATCTCTTCTGACCGACAAATGTTTTATGCAAAAATTGTTCGAAACCTTCAACCTCAGTCAAAGACTGTAACAAGTTCGTTTGTTCTTCTTTAGATAAGGATCGATGCAAAGAGCCGGTCTCCACCATTTGAGTGAGCCATGCTCGTTCATCCATTTGTTGCACATGGTTAAATTCATAGGCTAGTGTGGAGGTATAAACATCTTTTAAATGGTTCATAGCTTCCCATGCGGTTTGAATGCCTTCCGGTGACTCTTCCCAAACAAGTTTAACTGGTATCGCTTTCAAATCCTGTTCACTTACACCATATTTTTCAGGAGTAAACAATTCTTGATGTTGTAGATTTTCCTCTAATGGGTTCATGTTCGCTGCTAAATGACCATTGAAACGTATTTCATCAAGTAGTTTTACCACTTTTAGTACTTTTTGTATATTTACGGATTGATTAGATTCGATAGATTCTTTATTTAGGGTCTTTTCATTGTCTCTTAAATCATAAGACAAAGGTGAACCCCATTTAATAAATAGTTCTTTTAATTTTGGATCAATGGAGTCTTCTCCGTTCGTATATCGTTCATATTGTTCGATTACATAGCCAAGGTTTGGGCCATTGAATTTTCTCCACGGATTTTTTTGGTTATTCTGTACTTCCATTCACAATTCCCCCATTGTTGTATTACTTTATATGTCTCGTTTCGGATTATTTAGTGAACTTATAATTAATTGCTTATGGTTAAGGATAATGTAATAATTGAAATAAATAAAATGCTAATTTATTATATTAATCTATAAAAAATATTTATATCAGATTAGGTGGAACAATGGATTACCGTGACTGGGAAATACTAAAGGTACTATATCAACAAAAGAATCTTACAAAAACAGCTCGCCTCTTATTTCTTACTCAGCCAGCATTAACGACTCGCTTAAAGCATATGCAGGAAGAATTAGGTGTTAAAATCGTAACGCGTGAAAGCAGGGGAGTGCATTTTACCCCACAAGGAGAATATCTTGTCCATTGTGCTGAAGAAGCCCTTGCCCATTATGAAAAGATAAAAGAAAATGTCCAAAATATGAGTAATAATGAAAGTGACGAAGTAGTAGGTACGTTGAAATTGGGGGTATCTAATTTTTTCGCGAATTATGAACTTCCATATGTTTTGAAACTATTTAAAAAGCAATATCCTCATGTGGAATTTAAAGTAACAACGGGATGGAGCAGAGACGTAACACAACTAATACATAATAAGGATGTACATATCAGCTTTGTCCGTGGAGATTATGGCTGGCGGGGTTTATCGAAACATCAATTATTTGAGGAAACCATCTGCATTGCTTCAAAAAGTGAGTTTGAAATGAAGGACCTCCCTCGTCTTCCTAGAATCGAATATAAAGGAGATTACTTATTAAGATCTGTCATTGACCATTGGTGGGCAGAAAATTTCGCGCAAGCCCCTTTTATCAGTATAGAAGTGGACCAAGTAGATCCATGTAAGGAAATGGTTAAAAACGGTTTAGGTTATGGAATATTGTCCAGCAGGGTACTAACTGGGATAGAGGACTTATACAAAATTCACATAAAAGATCAAGAAGGAAAGCCCATTTTGCGCAGAACTTGGATGTATTATCATAAGGAATCGCTGGAATGGAATGTGGTAAAAGCTTTCGTTCATTTTATCGAGAATTTTGATTGGAAAGATAATTGATTTGTTTTATTGTAGTTATTAATCTTTATATGCTGGTCGATAGCTGATTTCCTCATCTAGAATAAAGTGGGTGGGTCTGAACTTATTGGTTGGGGAATCAGGTAAAGCAACCGAACTGATAAATAAGCGGAAAAATTCCGCTTATTTAGTAATTTTTATTAAAAAAGGCTTGAATAGACGGAGAAATTCCGCCTATTGACTCGAAAAATTAAAAAACAGGAGATTTTTCTTTGGATAAGCGGAAATTCTCCCCTTATTCCCCCCCAAAAAAGCTCCATTCTTCATTTAACCGGAAAATCTCCGCTTATTCTACTTGCTACTTGCTTGTTAATCGATTAAGGACAAGACATTAAAAGGGAGTGAATGAAAATATATCAAAAATCCATGAGAACCTCATTTTGATGCATTACGGTGAACCGTATTATAACCAATAACGATGCCAATACGACTTTCTTTTCGGCAAGTATTTTAAGAAAAGCACCTCAAAACTGACCCCTTTACAAAAAATGTAGGCCTTTATTTTACAAATCATCTACAACAATATAGGCAGCTTTCACTGGACCATGGACTCCTACGACAAGATTTAACTCAATATCGGCTGAATTACTTGGGCCGGTGATGAAGTTAATGCAGCTTGCAACATGCCCCGTATTTTGATAGATCTCCCGCATTTTTTGTGCAGCTTGTGTCATTCTTGGTACTAACGTACTTTTTGGGACAATGGCAATATACGTAGCCGGTAGAAAACTAACCGTTCTACCTTTATTCTCATCAATAAAAAGGACAACTGTACCTGATTCAGCCAAAGTTATTTCACTAATCGTAAACCCTACATTCGCCTTTTCTGCGATTGCGATATTTTCTTCTCCTATTGAATAATCCCATTCAGAAACTTTGATACCTTGATTAGACCAATCATGCTTAAATAGAGAGTCAAGTCCCCAGTTCGAAAACCGTTCATCCTTCCAAGAAACAATTGGACCTCCGCCAAAAGTTGTGACTACTTCATTAAGTGTCTTTGGTAAATCCATCCGATTGGTAGTGTAAAAACTAGTATGAATTCTTTTACATTGTTCTCTTAATACATCTAGTAAACTCATCCGATGTTGCATCTTTCAACACTAATACCTCAGCGATATGGAGAATTTTAATATGTTTCCCTTTCCTCTCTATTCGCCCCCCAATATTCATCAAACAACCTGCATCCGCGCCAACTAAGTATTCAGGCCCCGGTTTCCTCTACATGAAAGACCTTTTCATCGACCATTTGCTCTGAAATTTGCGCCATTTTTACGGAAAAAGTACCACCGAATCCGCAGCACTGTTCTTTACCTGGCAATTCGGTAAATCTTAACCCTTTTACATTTTTTAAAAGTGTCATAGGAGCATTCTTTACGCCCAGTAATCTAGTCATGTGACAGGATGTGTGGTAAGTAACAGTCCCTTCAAAAGTAGCCCCGACATCTTCCACCTTTAAAACATCGACGATAAACTGGGTAAGTTCAAACGTTTTTTCTGCTAGTTTTTTCGCTTTAGGCTCCCAAACAGAATCGCCTTTAAAAATATGGGGGTATTCGTGAAACATAAAGGCACACGAACCGGATGGAGACACCACATATTCAGTATCCTGAAACGTGTCAATCATGTGCTTCATCGCTTCTTACGATTCTTTTGTACAACCGCTGTTATATGCAGGCTGACCGCAGCATACTTGTGCTTCTGGGAAATCAATCTCACAACCAAGTCTTTCAAGCAGTTCAACCGTCGCTTTCCCTACATTGCTT from Bacillus sp. SLBN-46 encodes:
- a CDS encoding ABC transporter ATP-binding protein, producing MIRLENITRSFMLGKENVHVLNGISLTIESGEFVAIMGPSGSGKSTLMNIIGCLDKPTEGEYFLAGENVSHYNDKELARVRNQSIGFVFQQFHLLPRLSALKNVELPMIYAGISKKERQARAEEALIKVGLSDRMNHLPNALSGGQKQRVAIARAIVNQPKLILADEPTGALDSKTSIDIMDQFSKLNEEGVTVVVVTHESEVAQYANRTIMVRDGLIQSPTLIDRGMLQ
- a CDS encoding efflux RND transporter periplasmic adaptor subunit, whose amino-acid sequence is MKKKIWITIGVVSLIILMIGVSVYRQVFAKGPSVKTAQMTQEEISSLLMIPGTVKLQEEQVVYTSPEKGELKDLLVKEGQTVKKGTVLATFQNPQLDLEREQNKLAIESANLKITQLDKKIKQLKEKETTLAEQVGKEEAKKQLAPEREQLEMEKKLANIDLKQASLQKDLLSKRQSELEIKSTIDGMVLLAKDPNASTREASNLEPLIHIGNLEGLTAAGLLSEYDSIKVSSGQKVTLRSDAVPEQEWQGEVTTISVLPQQNQAGLQNGSQAVQYPVTVNISGDTKALKPGFQVIMEIETDKKMAMVLPVASLHDDGDQPYVYVVKDGKARKQKVKTGITSGDKIEILEGVSKDDKVIINGPEQLKDGLEVKVK
- a CDS encoding YIP1 family protein, with product MLISSAIQLAIAKISSSSVTFKQLFSMNTFIMVIGAVGLILNMAIRYAIGGDVEIYVTSLAGLFNQDKAGFLGSIEVFGIWTLILTALGLHKTGQFSKGLAWTIAIIFFLIGIGFGLIGTLLQGAPKL
- a CDS encoding aldo/keto reductase, whose product is MKYINIANTDIKSSNIIMGNMRLPQLSLSEAENLIRTAMDEGINFFDHADIYGKGKSEEIFSEAIQMNPSIREKMIIQSKCGIRSGFFDFSKEYIISSVDGILKRLNTEYLDILLLHRPDPLMDPAEVAEAFEELHTNGKVKYFGVSNHNPAQIELLQKYIPYKLVVNQLQFSIAHTPMIDSGISLNMNIDQSINRDSSVLEYCRLHDITMQAWSPYQHGFFEGSFLGDVEKYPELNQVIDTIAEKYGVTNTAIATAWITRHPANIQVVLGTTKVERIKDACKGSDIRLTREEWYSIYKAAGNIVP
- the odhB gene encoding 2-oxoglutarate dehydrogenase complex dihydrolipoyllysine-residue succinyltransferase, with the translated sequence MIEIKVPELAESITEGTIAQWLINIGDKVTKGDSVVELETDKVNIELNAEYSGVVTKVLKEPGDIVEVGDVIAIIEENTSAGATPSAPTSTPEKTAEVETLNQQSVQPEPELSKAASPIASPAARKLAREMGIDLSQVSSRDPLGRIRPEDVKAHTPTPPVVKEEPKMEKSSQKPVLQQIDEEFDKPVERVKMSRRRQTIAKRLVEVQHTAAMLTTFNEVDMSAIMDLRSQRKDAFYEKHGVRLGFMSFFTKAVVSALKQFPLLNAEIQGDELILKKFYDIGIAVAAPEGLVVPVVRGANQKNFAEIEQDISNLGKKARDNALTLNDLQGGTFTITNGGVFGSLMSTPILNSPQVGILGMHKIQTRPIAIDRERMENHPMMYIALSYDHRIVDGKEAVSFLATVKELLEDPHSLLLEG
- a CDS encoding 2-oxoglutarate dehydrogenase E1 component, which produces MEVQNNQKNPWRKFNGPNLGYVIEQYERYTNGEDSIDPKLKELFIKWGSPLSYDLRDNEKTLNKESIESNQSVNIQKVLKVVKLLDEIRFNGHLAANMNPLEENLQHQELFTPEKYGVSEQDLKAIPVKLVWEESPEGIQTAWEAMNHLKDVYTSTLAYEFNHVQQMDERAWLTQMVETGSLHRSLSKEEQTNLLQSLTEVEGFEQFLHKTFVGQKRFSIEGVDMLVPMLNEAVHEGVGDGARNVVIGMAHRGRLSVLAHVLNKPYSKMFSEFQHSSAKQQGPSEDLVDISEGWTGDVKYHLGRDRFMEGSSKMRTRITLANNPSHLEFVDPVVEGFARAAQEERKNAGYPKQEVNRAFAILVHGDAAFPGQGIVAETLNLSGLKGYRTGGTIHIIANNMVGFTTDSHDSRSTRYSSDLAKGFEIPIVHVNADDPEACLAAVRLAYQYRNRFQKDFMIDLVGYRRFGHNEMDDPAVTQPQVYRKIMKHPTVRALYSNQLQNKGIINQEEVEQINRSVQEKLQAEYEKVEEKKQSEPFAEIEVPRVISKGIPPLETSVPLDTLRKLNKDLLKWPDGFQVYPKLKRILERRDNALEENGKVEWAVAEVLAFASMLKDGTPIRLTGQDSERGTFAQRHIVLHDSETNETYSPLHHLPEARASFAVHNSPLSEAAVVGFEYGYNVFAPETLVMWEAQYGDFANTAQPLYDQFVSSARAKWGQKSGMILLLPHGYEGQGPEHSSARPERFLQLAAENNWTVANLTSAAQYFHILRRQASILGTEFVRPLVIMTPKSLLRHPLVASSGTDLCEGHFQTVVEQPKLGKEIDKVKRLVLTTGKMAIDLAVEIDSRKENQSLGEIHIVRIEQLYPFPIEKVEAIIKRYPNLKEIVWVQEEPKNMGVWHYIAPTLFELASSDSLIFGYIGRQERSSTAGGDSTVHKQEQERIIQQALNYRSLVDIKESNKRFNF
- a CDS encoding LysR family transcriptional regulator produces the protein MDYRDWEILKVLYQQKNLTKTARLLFLTQPALTTRLKHMQEELGVKIVTRESRGVHFTPQGEYLVHCAEEALAHYEKIKENVQNMSNNESDEVVGTLKLGVSNFFANYELPYVLKLFKKQYPHVEFKVTTGWSRDVTQLIHNKDVHISFVRGDYGWRGLSKHQLFEETICIASKSEFEMKDLPRLPRIEYKGDYLLRSVIDHWWAENFAQAPFISIEVDQVDPCKEMVKNGLGYGILSSRVLTGIEDLYKIHIKDQEGKPILRRTWMYYHKESLEWNVVKAFVHFIENFDWKDN